From Brochothrix thermosphacta DSM 20171 = FSL F6-1036, a single genomic window includes:
- the spoVG gene encoding septation regulator SpoVG has product MEVTDVRLRRVETDGRMKAIASITFDGEFVVHDIRIIDGNNDLFVAMPSKRGADGEFRDIAHPINSDTRAKIQEVVLAAYAAAEEEAKAKLAESTTEDIPVDDE; this is encoded by the coding sequence ATGGAAGTAACTGACGTTAGATTGCGCAGAGTTGAGACAGACGGACGAATGAAAGCGATCGCATCGATTACATTCGATGGTGAATTTGTTGTGCACGATATCCGAATTATCGATGGTAATAATGATTTATTTGTTGCGATGCCAAGTAAGCGTGGTGCTGATGGTGAATTTAGAGATATTGCCCATCCGATTAACTCAGATACACGAGCTAAAATTCAAGAGGTTGTTTTAGCGGCATATGCAGCTGCGGAAGAAGAAGCTAAGGCGAAACTAGCAGAATCGACAACGGAAGATATTCCGGTTGATGATGAGTGA
- a CDS encoding cation diffusion facilitator family transporter: MKSHTNITLLSIISNLTMFILKLIVGFVTGSVAIISEAIHTSMDLFASILTYFSIQIARQPADKKHPYGHGKAENLSGTVETLLIYVAGIWIIIECIDKLRHPAEITLPFLGIGVMLFGALVNGIVGYLVKRSADKLGSVAMKSNALHLTTDVLTSLGVAVSLLLVHYTGMLWLDPVIGMLTALYIMYEATVLLKESFPPLMDSRLSTKEELLITDAIETYQSNYIEYHDFRTRRAGTEIYIDFHLIVAQEMSVGRAHELCDEIEYSIQQHFSQAEILIHIEPESEVLNADFTHS; the protein is encoded by the coding sequence ATGAAATCACACACTAATATCACGCTATTATCTATCATTAGTAATCTAACTATGTTTATCCTTAAACTCATTGTTGGCTTCGTTACAGGTTCCGTTGCAATCATCTCAGAAGCAATCCACACTTCAATGGATTTATTCGCTTCTATACTCACTTATTTTTCGATTCAAATCGCACGTCAACCAGCAGATAAAAAACACCCATATGGCCATGGAAAAGCTGAAAACCTCTCCGGTACTGTAGAAACATTACTTATTTATGTTGCCGGAATTTGGATTATCATTGAATGTATCGACAAACTGCGACACCCTGCGGAAATAACCTTACCTTTCTTAGGTATTGGCGTCATGTTATTCGGGGCATTAGTCAATGGGATTGTGGGGTATTTAGTTAAACGTTCAGCTGACAAATTAGGATCGGTTGCTATGAAATCAAACGCCCTTCATCTAACCACTGATGTACTCACCTCGCTTGGTGTTGCTGTGAGTCTTTTGTTAGTTCACTATACAGGTATGTTATGGCTTGACCCTGTCATCGGGATGTTGACTGCATTATATATCATGTATGAAGCAACCGTCTTACTAAAAGAATCCTTTCCACCATTAATGGATTCACGTCTTTCAACAAAAGAAGAACTTCTCATTACGGACGCAATCGAAACATACCAATCAAATTATATTGAATACCATGATTTTAGAACACGTAGAGCTGGCACTGAGATTTACATTGATTTCCATTTAATCGTTGCACAAGAAATGTCAGTCGGACGCGCGCATGAACTATGTGATGAAATTGAATATTCAATTCAACAACATTTTTCACAAGCAGAGATTTTAATTCATATTGAACCCGAATCGGAAGTCTTAAATGCCGATTTCACTCATTCATAA
- the purR gene encoding pur operon repressor: MKVRRSERLIDMTQHLLTHPRTLISLSFFANRYESAKSSISEDLMIVKKTFENRGIGTLETLPGAAGGVRYLSKISRENAELFVDDLCQRIADKERLLPGGYLFLSDILGEPETLHTIGKIFASKFVDTKIDMIMTVATKGIPIAQAVASELNVPFVIVRRDNKVTEGSTVSINYVSGSSNRIEKMALSKRSLPTGSNVLVVDDFMKAGGTVNGMKSLLEEFDAKLAGIGVLVEDENVGEKLVDDYVSVIRVQNVDVRQQSIEVEKGNIFNSPTDSK; encoded by the coding sequence GTGAAAGTAAGAAGAAGTGAACGATTGATTGATATGACTCAGCATTTATTGACGCATCCAAGAACGCTTATTTCATTAAGCTTTTTTGCGAATCGTTATGAATCAGCGAAGTCATCAATTAGCGAGGATTTAATGATTGTCAAAAAAACGTTTGAAAATAGAGGGATCGGTACGTTAGAAACCTTACCTGGTGCTGCTGGTGGTGTGCGTTACCTCTCGAAAATTAGCCGTGAAAATGCAGAGCTTTTTGTTGATGATTTATGTCAACGCATCGCAGATAAAGAGCGCTTGTTACCAGGAGGCTACTTATTTTTATCTGATATTTTAGGCGAGCCAGAAACGCTGCACACAATCGGTAAAATTTTTGCATCTAAATTTGTGGATACAAAAATTGATATGATTATGACAGTTGCAACGAAAGGAATTCCGATTGCACAAGCTGTAGCGAGTGAACTTAATGTTCCGTTCGTTATTGTGCGTCGTGATAATAAAGTGACAGAGGGTTCGACAGTAAGTATCAATTACGTATCGGGATCGTCGAATCGAATTGAAAAAATGGCGTTATCCAAACGCAGTCTACCTACAGGCTCAAATGTATTAGTTGTAGATGACTTTATGAAAGCTGGCGGAACCGTCAATGGAATGAAGAGTTTGTTGGAAGAATTTGATGCTAAATTAGCTGGTATCGGTGTGTTGGTTGAAGATGAAAATGTGGGTGAAAAACTGGTAGATGATTATGTATCGGTAATTCGTGTGCAGAACGTGGATGTTCGTCAACAATCGATAGAAGTTGAAAAAGGTAATATTTTTAATTCGCCAACAGATAGTAAATAA
- a CDS encoding TatD family hydrolase: MLFDTHVHINDEAYNDDLESVLENAKQHDVKYMAVVGFNEETIKRALELADRYSFVYLILGWHPCDANDFKPEHLQWLRELCSHPKMVALGEMGLDYHWDTAPEAVQKDVFRQQIRLAHEMNKPIVIHNREATADTLTILKKEHAEKVGGIMHCFGETEDVLAEVLKLDFHIGIGGTVTFKNAKLPKIAAQKVPIDRLLVETDCPYLAPTPHRGKRNEPAYVQLVAEEVAQLRGVDYSEIAEKTTENALSLFRINENQ; this comes from the coding sequence ATGTTATTTGATACACATGTACATATTAATGACGAAGCATACAATGATGACCTGGAAAGTGTTTTAGAGAACGCTAAACAACATGATGTAAAATATATGGCCGTTGTAGGATTTAATGAAGAGACCATTAAACGTGCTTTAGAATTAGCGGATCGTTATTCATTCGTTTACCTTATTTTAGGTTGGCATCCTTGTGATGCAAATGATTTTAAACCTGAGCATTTACAATGGTTAAGAGAACTTTGTTCACATCCCAAGATGGTTGCACTGGGAGAAATGGGGCTTGACTATCATTGGGACACAGCTCCAGAAGCTGTTCAAAAAGATGTTTTTCGTCAACAAATTCGCTTAGCTCATGAAATGAATAAACCTATTGTTATTCATAATCGTGAAGCAACAGCGGATACTTTGACGATTTTAAAAAAAGAGCATGCTGAAAAAGTAGGTGGTATTATGCACTGTTTTGGCGAGACAGAAGATGTTCTAGCTGAGGTTCTTAAGCTAGATTTCCATATTGGTATTGGGGGCACAGTTACTTTTAAAAATGCGAAATTGCCTAAAATCGCGGCTCAAAAAGTACCTATTGATCGTTTATTAGTTGAAACAGATTGTCCTTATTTAGCACCAACTCCCCATCGTGGCAAACGAAATGAACCCGCTTATGTTCAGCTAGTTGCTGAAGAAGTTGCTCAATTAAGGGGTGTAGATTACAGTGAAATAGCTGAAAAAACAACTGAAAATGCTCTTTCCTTATTTAGAATTAATGAAAATCAATGA
- the glmU gene encoding bifunctional UDP-N-acetylglucosamine diphosphorylase/glucosamine-1-phosphate N-acetyltransferase GlmU: MPNHYAIVLAAGQGTRMKSKLYKVLHPVCGKPMVEHVVEQINHLNVDEIVTVVGHGAEAVEAHLKENSSFVQQTEQLGTAHAVMQARPLLEDKEGITLVLCGDTPLLTSDTLSELIMYHNEKKAKATVLTAVTENPTGYGRIVRSDLGIVEQIVEQKDATDQIKAIKEINTGTFCFDNKALFAALQKVTNDNAQEEFYLTDVIGILREQNEVVAAYSMHDFSESLGVNDRVALAEAQRLMQKRINIKHMQQGVSILDPLTTHIGSDVVIGADTIIEPGVRLKGHTVIGEDCVISGDTEIIDSTIGDKVVIRSSSIEESVVGNEVQVGPYAHLRPQSKLGDTVKIGNFVEVKNATIDQGSKIPHLSYIGDADVGQDVNIGCGSITVNYDGTNKHRTSIGNQVFVGCNSNLLAPVTIESHSFIAAGSTITKNVPEHALAIARARQTNKEGYAKKFGYSKK, from the coding sequence ATGCCAAATCACTACGCAATCGTACTCGCCGCAGGGCAAGGGACGCGTATGAAGTCTAAATTGTATAAAGTTTTACATCCTGTTTGTGGCAAACCGATGGTTGAACATGTGGTTGAGCAAATCAATCACTTAAATGTTGATGAAATTGTGACGGTCGTTGGTCATGGTGCAGAAGCAGTTGAAGCGCACTTGAAAGAGAACAGTTCTTTTGTTCAGCAAACTGAACAGCTTGGTACAGCCCATGCTGTTATGCAGGCACGACCACTTTTGGAAGATAAAGAAGGAATTACACTTGTTTTATGCGGAGATACACCACTTCTAACGAGTGATACATTATCTGAATTGATTATGTATCATAACGAAAAGAAAGCTAAAGCGACTGTCTTAACTGCAGTAACGGAGAATCCTACAGGCTATGGTCGTATTGTTCGAAGTGATTTAGGAATTGTTGAACAAATTGTTGAACAAAAAGATGCAACAGATCAAATTAAAGCGATTAAAGAAATCAATACGGGTACTTTTTGTTTCGATAATAAAGCTTTGTTTGCTGCGTTGCAAAAAGTAACGAATGACAATGCTCAAGAAGAATTTTACTTAACAGATGTTATTGGTATTTTACGCGAGCAAAATGAAGTTGTTGCTGCTTATAGCATGCACGATTTTTCAGAGTCGCTTGGTGTAAATGATCGTGTTGCGCTTGCTGAAGCTCAACGTTTGATGCAAAAACGTATCAATATAAAACATATGCAACAAGGTGTTTCGATTTTAGACCCATTAACAACTCATATCGGTAGTGATGTTGTTATCGGCGCCGATACAATTATAGAACCGGGTGTTCGTTTGAAAGGGCACACTGTTATCGGAGAAGATTGCGTTATTTCAGGAGATACAGAAATTATCGACTCGACGATTGGTGACAAGGTTGTTATTCGTTCGTCATCAATTGAAGAAAGCGTTGTTGGTAATGAGGTTCAAGTTGGACCTTATGCTCACTTGCGTCCACAATCTAAATTAGGCGATACAGTTAAGATTGGTAATTTTGTTGAAGTTAAAAATGCAACAATAGATCAAGGTTCTAAAATACCACACCTTAGTTACATTGGTGATGCGGATGTCGGCCAAGATGTTAATATTGGCTGTGGAAGTATTACAGTTAATTATGATGGTACAAATAAACACCGTACATCGATTGGTAATCAGGTGTTTGTGGGTTGTAACAGTAACTTACTGGCCCCAGTTACGATTGAAAGCCATTCATTCATTGCAGCAGGATCGACTATCACCAAAAATGTACCAGAGCATGCATTAGCAATTGCTCGTGCGAGACAAACAAACAAAGAAGGCTATGCCAAAAAATTTGGCTATTCTAAAAAATAA
- a CDS encoding 50S ribosomal protein L25/general stress protein Ctc — MTIELKTRPRSLENHSEAKSIRRAGAVPAVVYGYGIKNTNVAVDEIDLIKALRENGRNAVLTLELGGKKTNVILHQYQKHPLNGELVHADFLAVNMKEELETEVAIRLVGEPKDKAGVLEQVLYNVLLSATPSNVPESLEIDISKLTIGDVITVADLTTAKEYAILADAEDVVAILQAPQKLEEATDEVAEAAEPEVINGGEEKE; from the coding sequence ATGACCATTGAATTGAAAACTAGACCGAGATCTTTAGAAAACCATTCAGAAGCAAAAAGTATTCGTAGAGCAGGCGCAGTGCCGGCTGTTGTTTATGGCTACGGTATCAAAAATACCAACGTTGCTGTTGATGAGATTGATTTGATCAAAGCGTTGAGAGAAAATGGACGTAATGCAGTATTGACACTTGAATTAGGCGGAAAGAAAACGAATGTCATTTTACACCAATACCAAAAACATCCGTTAAACGGTGAATTAGTACATGCTGATTTTTTAGCAGTTAACATGAAAGAAGAGTTAGAAACAGAAGTTGCTATTCGATTAGTAGGTGAACCGAAAGACAAGGCGGGAGTATTAGAGCAAGTATTATACAATGTGCTCTTATCCGCTACGCCATCTAATGTACCTGAGAGTTTAGAAATCGATATTTCGAAACTCACTATCGGTGATGTGATAACTGTGGCAGATTTAACAACAGCCAAAGAATATGCTATTTTAGCAGATGCTGAAGATGTTGTGGCTATTTTACAGGCGCCACAAAAATTAGAAGAAGCAACGGATGAAGTTGCGGAAGCCGCTGAACCAGAAGTTATTAATGGCGGAGAAGAAAAAGAATAA
- the rsmA gene encoding 16S rRNA (adenine(1518)-N(6)/adenine(1519)-N(6))-dimethyltransferase RsmA produces MTRQLAIATPTRTKEILQKYDFMFKKSLGQNFIVDTNVLLNIVDAAGIDENSNVMEVGPGIGALTEILARHAHRVLAFEIDQRLLPILDDTLSAYDNVHIHHQDVLKADVSALIDEYLPAEGGVDVVANLPYYVTTPIILGLLKVPRIDSFTIMLQKEVADRISAKPGTKAYGSLSIAIQYYMTAEVALIVPKTVFMPQPNVESAVVHLRRHEQPVAQVDDEEFFFTVTRASFQQRRKTLWNNLTSSYPQLKEQKETFEAELATYDIALIQRGETLSIQDFANLSNILKKYVQNPEN; encoded by the coding sequence ATGACACGACAATTAGCAATTGCAACACCAACAAGAACAAAAGAAATTCTACAAAAATATGATTTTATGTTTAAAAAAAGCTTAGGTCAAAACTTTATTGTTGATACGAATGTGTTACTTAACATTGTAGACGCTGCTGGCATCGACGAAAACTCGAATGTGATGGAGGTTGGACCAGGTATCGGTGCTCTTACAGAGATATTAGCACGACATGCACACCGTGTATTGGCTTTTGAAATTGATCAGCGTTTACTGCCAATCTTAGATGATACGTTGTCAGCTTATGATAATGTACATATTCATCATCAAGATGTTTTAAAAGCAGATGTTTCTGCATTGATTGATGAGTATCTTCCAGCTGAAGGCGGAGTAGATGTTGTCGCTAATTTGCCGTACTATGTTACAACCCCCATTATTTTGGGATTATTAAAAGTACCGCGTATTGATTCATTTACTATCATGCTACAAAAAGAAGTGGCGGATCGTATTTCAGCAAAACCTGGAACAAAAGCTTATGGTAGCTTATCGATCGCTATTCAATATTATATGACCGCTGAAGTGGCTCTGATAGTCCCTAAGACGGTTTTTATGCCGCAGCCTAATGTTGAGTCAGCCGTGGTGCATTTACGACGTCACGAACAGCCAGTGGCACAAGTGGACGATGAAGAATTTTTCTTCACTGTAACACGCGCTTCGTTCCAACAACGTCGTAAAACACTGTGGAATAATTTAACATCAAGTTATCCGCAATTGAAGGAGCAAAAAGAAACTTTCGAAGCAGAATTAGCAACATATGATATTGCTCTTATTCAACGTGGTGAGACATTATCTATTCAAGATTTCGCTAATTTATCTAACATTTTGAAAAAATATGTTCAAAATCCTGAGAACTAG
- the veg gene encoding biofilm formation stimulator Veg, with protein sequence MSKTLATIKKNLDSHLGDRLMLKANGGRKKIVERSGILSETYPSVFVVELDQDENNFERVSYSYADVLTDAVEIVFDEVKAIEA encoded by the coding sequence ATGTCAAAAACACTGGCAACTATCAAAAAAAATCTTGATAGTCATTTAGGTGATCGTTTAATGTTAAAAGCAAATGGTGGTCGTAAAAAGATTGTTGAGCGTAGTGGAATTTTATCCGAAACGTATCCGTCAGTTTTTGTGGTTGAGTTAGATCAAGACGAAAACAATTTCGAACGTGTTTCATATAGTTACGCAGACGTTTTAACAGATGCAGTGGAAATTGTATTTGATGAAGTAAAAGCGATCGAAGCGTAA
- the ispE gene encoding 4-(cytidine 5'-diphospho)-2-C-methyl-D-erythritol kinase encodes MDITVKATAKLNLALDILGKRDDGYHELETVMAMVDLADYLDFSLRLDGNIKLESSSNAVPEDGRNLIVKAGLLLQRRFQVTKGATIKLDKKIPISAGMAGGSSDAAATLHGLNQLWELNLSLDELAEIGAEIGSDVSFCVYGGVAMCNGRGEKITPLPSLPPCWVVLAKPAISVSTRDVFSHLEVNDIQHQHSEKMLAAIASGDYYQMVEALGNDLEDYSLEKYAEISYLKKQFEAFGADAVLMSGTGPTVFAIVKTEKKAKRLYNSVSGFCKNVHMVRFLKPQFE; translated from the coding sequence ATGGATATTACAGTGAAAGCAACAGCTAAACTCAATTTAGCTCTAGATATTTTAGGGAAACGTGATGATGGTTATCATGAATTGGAAACAGTAATGGCAATGGTGGATTTAGCCGATTACCTCGATTTTTCGTTGCGTTTAGATGGTAATATTAAGTTGGAATCCAGTTCTAATGCAGTTCCTGAGGATGGGCGTAATTTGATAGTTAAAGCAGGACTTTTATTGCAACGTCGCTTTCAAGTCACTAAAGGTGCAACGATAAAGTTAGATAAAAAAATTCCAATTTCAGCAGGTATGGCCGGAGGTAGTAGTGATGCTGCGGCAACGCTACACGGTTTAAACCAACTTTGGGAATTGAATTTATCACTTGATGAACTCGCTGAAATAGGTGCTGAAATTGGTTCAGATGTATCTTTTTGTGTATATGGTGGCGTAGCCATGTGTAATGGACGTGGTGAAAAAATCACACCCTTACCTTCGTTACCCCCTTGCTGGGTTGTTCTTGCTAAACCGGCTATATCTGTTTCGACTCGAGACGTTTTTTCACACTTAGAAGTCAATGACATACAACACCAACATTCTGAAAAGATGTTAGCTGCTATTGCTTCGGGGGATTATTATCAGATGGTGGAAGCGCTAGGGAATGATTTAGAAGACTATTCTTTAGAAAAGTATGCCGAAATTTCTTATTTGAAAAAACAATTTGAAGCCTTTGGGGCAGATGCAGTGTTGATGAGCGGGACAGGTCCGACGGTTTTTGCAATTGTAAAAACTGAGAAAAAAGCGAAAAGACTATATAACAGTGTCAGTGGTTTTTGTAAAAATGTGCACATGGTACGATTTTTAAAACCGCAATTTGAATAA
- a CDS encoding ribose-phosphate diphosphokinase, whose translation MSKLYEDSKLKIFSLSSNPKLAEEIANKVGVPLGKSSVTHFSDGEIQISIEESIRGCHVYIVQSTCGPVNSNLMELLIMIDALKRASAATINIVMPYYGYARQDRKARSREPITAKLVADLIEKAGATRAIMIDLHAPQIQGFFDMPIDHLTGVPLLSEHFKNTIDTSNVVVVSPDHGGVTRARKMADKLKAPIAIIDKRRPRPNVAEVMNIVGHVEGATCILVDDIIDTAGTITLAAQALLDSGAKEVYACCTHPVLSGPAIERISNSNIKEMVVTNTIVLTEDKQCDKITQISVGELLGEAILRVHENRSVSDLFE comes from the coding sequence ATGTCTAAATTGTACGAAGATTCAAAGCTCAAGATTTTCTCGTTAAGTTCTAATCCTAAACTAGCAGAAGAAATTGCCAATAAGGTTGGTGTACCACTCGGTAAGTCATCGGTCACACATTTCAGTGATGGTGAAATCCAAATTAGTATTGAAGAAAGTATTCGTGGTTGCCATGTATACATTGTTCAATCAACATGTGGTCCAGTTAACTCGAATCTAATGGAATTACTTATTATGATTGACGCACTTAAACGTGCTTCAGCAGCTACAATTAATATTGTAATGCCTTATTATGGTTATGCGCGCCAAGATCGTAAAGCGCGTTCACGCGAACCAATTACTGCTAAGTTAGTAGCGGATTTAATTGAAAAAGCGGGTGCCACTCGTGCAATCATGATTGATTTACACGCTCCTCAAATTCAAGGCTTTTTCGATATGCCAATTGATCATTTAACTGGTGTGCCATTATTGTCTGAACACTTTAAAAATACAATTGATACAAGCAATGTCGTTGTTGTATCACCTGATCATGGTGGTGTAACACGTGCGCGTAAAATGGCGGATAAATTAAAGGCGCCGATCGCTATTATTGATAAACGTCGTCCTCGTCCAAATGTGGCTGAAGTTATGAACATTGTTGGCCATGTTGAAGGCGCGACGTGTATTTTAGTAGATGATATTATCGATACAGCAGGAACAATTACTTTAGCTGCTCAAGCATTGCTAGATAGTGGCGCTAAAGAAGTTTATGCATGTTGTACGCACCCTGTATTATCAGGACCTGCAATCGAACGTATTAGCAATTCTAATATCAAAGAAATGGTTGTAACAAACACGATTGTTTTAACTGAAGATAAACAATGTGATAAGATTACACAAATTTCTGTTGGTGAATTGTTAGGCGAAGCAATTCTACGCGTTCACGAAAATCGTTCAGTGAGTGATTTGTTCGAATAA
- a CDS encoding L-lactate dehydrogenase, producing the protein MSNNQKVILIGDGAVGSAYAFALVNQGIGHELGILDVDKNRTEGDALDLRHALPFLSPKKVYSAEYSDCADADIICITAGTAQKPGETRLDLVTRNLKILKSIIDSVMATGFDGIFLLAANPVDILTYATYKWSGFPAERVIGSGTSLDTARLRQTLAEKINIEAGSVHGYVLGEHGDTGFIAWSNIRIGNLPIEKWIPDFTDQAKEDFRVAVRDAAYSIIEKKGSTSYGVASALARITRAIFRNENAVLPVSAYMDGSHYGIEDVYLGTPAVIGREGINTIAEVPLNEKEKAELTHSANTLKKIIADSFTPLNK; encoded by the coding sequence ATTTCTAATAATCAAAAAGTCATTTTAATAGGTGACGGTGCTGTTGGTTCTGCCTATGCTTTCGCACTGGTTAATCAAGGTATCGGTCATGAATTAGGTATCCTCGATGTCGATAAAAATCGTACAGAGGGAGATGCGCTCGATTTACGACATGCTTTGCCCTTTCTTTCACCAAAAAAAGTGTACTCAGCTGAATATAGCGATTGTGCTGATGCAGATATTATTTGTATTACTGCCGGCACAGCACAAAAGCCCGGAGAAACACGCCTTGATTTAGTGACACGCAACTTGAAAATTTTAAAAAGCATTATCGATTCGGTCATGGCCACTGGCTTTGATGGTATTTTCTTATTAGCTGCGAACCCTGTTGATATTCTTACCTACGCAACCTACAAATGGAGCGGTTTTCCTGCTGAACGCGTCATCGGTTCCGGGACTTCATTGGATACAGCTCGTCTTCGTCAAACACTTGCTGAAAAAATCAACATTGAAGCGGGTAGCGTTCACGGTTATGTGCTAGGTGAGCATGGAGATACTGGTTTTATCGCTTGGTCTAATATTCGCATCGGAAATTTACCTATTGAAAAATGGATTCCTGACTTCACGGATCAAGCCAAAGAAGATTTCCGTGTAGCAGTTCGTGATGCAGCCTATTCTATCATTGAGAAAAAAGGGTCAACTTCCTATGGTGTCGCAAGCGCCTTGGCTCGAATTACACGAGCTATTTTCCGCAATGAAAATGCTGTATTACCAGTAAGTGCCTACATGGATGGATCACATTATGGGATAGAAGATGTTTATCTCGGAACACCTGCTGTTATCGGACGTGAAGGTATCAATACAATTGCCGAAGTTCCTTTAAACGAAAAAGAAAAAGCAGAATTGACCCACTCTGCCAACACTTTGAAAAAAATCATTGCAGACTCTTTTACACCGCTTAATAAATAA
- a CDS encoding G5 and 3D domain-containing protein produces MKVLKQILPHWSISVALIAVLIASSSIISTTNKSVMTVHASTTTTQAKAPVIKPGALVSEIVKVDVIDSKGNKITFSAIKGSTLEAAMKLAKVTVPTTDELPMPLSTVLENDMSVVLTATNETVKNKNIRFKTVEKEDDSLAEGKTKVAQKGEQGKKEMTYETVVANNTVQSTKKISETTVQEPVDKIVLVGTKVKETKEVVATKTEKPVAEKEEKTTQAATSTEEIVETKAEAPAAATSGRTMQVEATAYTGGGITATGINLNDNSKVIAVDPSVIPLGSRVLIDGYGEYIAGDTGGAINGNIIDVYVASHSEAISFGRRALTIHVLN; encoded by the coding sequence ATGAAAGTCTTAAAACAAATTTTGCCCCACTGGTCAATTAGCGTAGCGTTGATTGCCGTATTGATAGCGAGTTCGAGTATTATTTCAACAACAAATAAATCCGTGATGACGGTTCATGCGTCAACAACAACAACTCAGGCTAAAGCTCCTGTAATTAAACCAGGTGCACTAGTATCAGAAATTGTTAAAGTTGATGTTATCGATTCAAAAGGAAACAAAATAACTTTTTCAGCGATTAAAGGTAGTACGCTAGAAGCAGCAATGAAATTAGCTAAGGTTACAGTACCTACAACTGATGAATTACCAATGCCGCTTAGCACAGTATTAGAAAATGATATGAGTGTTGTTTTAACAGCGACTAACGAAACGGTTAAAAACAAAAACATTCGTTTTAAAACTGTTGAAAAAGAAGATGATTCTCTAGCTGAAGGTAAAACTAAAGTCGCTCAAAAAGGCGAACAAGGTAAAAAAGAAATGACATATGAAACTGTTGTTGCTAACAACACAGTTCAATCAACTAAAAAAATATCTGAAACAACTGTTCAAGAACCAGTTGATAAAATTGTATTAGTAGGTACGAAAGTGAAAGAAACAAAAGAAGTCGTTGCTACAAAAACAGAAAAACCAGTTGCTGAAAAAGAAGAGAAAACAACTCAAGCTGCAACTTCAACTGAAGAGATTGTAGAAACAAAAGCAGAAGCTCCAGCAGCTGCAACAAGTGGTCGTACGATGCAAGTAGAAGCAACAGCTTATACAGGCGGTGGCATAACAGCGACGGGTATTAATCTTAACGATAACTCAAAAGTTATTGCTGTAGATCCCTCAGTTATTCCATTAGGCAGTCGTGTGTTAATTGATGGTTATGGTGAATACATTGCTGGTGATACTGGTGGTGCAATCAACGGTAACATTATCGACGTATACGTTGCTTCGCATAGTGAAGCTATTTCGTTTGGTCGTCGTGCATTAACAATTCATGTCCTTAACTAA
- the rnmV gene encoding ribonuclease M5, with amino-acid sequence MKIKEIIVVEGKDDTIAIHRAVAADTIETNGSAISKKTLERIKKAQEIRGVIVLTDPDFPGNKIRQTIDRYVPGCKHAFIERGAAQSKRAGASLGVEHASDDVIREALANVYTTDNEAFTSEITQEELIALGYLGGPGSKEKRAILGDVLKIGYTNGKQLMNRLRMFHITREQFEAALAEIEKGRLK; translated from the coding sequence ATGAAAATTAAAGAAATTATCGTAGTAGAAGGCAAGGATGATACAATAGCGATACATCGAGCTGTTGCGGCAGATACAATCGAGACAAATGGTTCAGCAATATCAAAAAAAACGCTAGAACGTATAAAGAAAGCCCAGGAAATAAGAGGGGTTATTGTTTTAACGGATCCTGATTTTCCGGGGAATAAAATTCGTCAAACCATCGACCGATATGTTCCTGGCTGTAAACATGCTTTTATTGAGCGCGGGGCAGCTCAATCAAAACGAGCAGGTGCTAGTTTAGGTGTAGAACATGCATCAGACGACGTTATCAGGGAAGCTTTAGCGAATGTTTACACGACCGATAACGAGGCATTCACGTCAGAAATAACGCAAGAAGAATTGATCGCTCTAGGTTATTTGGGTGGGCCAGGTTCTAAAGAGAAACGCGCGATTTTAGGTGATGTTTTGAAAATAGGTTATACAAATGGTAAACAATTAATGAACAGACTGCGAATGTTTCATATTACGCGTGAACAATTTGAAGCCGCATTAGCAGAAATAGAGAAGGGACGACTAAAATGA